One stretch of Miscanthus floridulus cultivar M001 chromosome 18, ASM1932011v1, whole genome shotgun sequence DNA includes these proteins:
- the LOC136524020 gene encoding uncharacterized protein: MYHAILGRPALAKFMAVPHYTYLVLKMPMEKGVLSLCANLDVAYSYEKESIALAKDTDISICMQDYLMSSQQISLHDLEIPTMEATRASTKSKEVKEVVLIPGDQSKTARIRASLDPK, translated from the coding sequence AtgtaccatgccatccttggccgaccagcccTCGCCAAGTTTATGGCCGTGCCGCACTACACATacttggtgttgaagatgccaatGGAGAAGGGGGTCCTCTCCCTGTGTGCCAACCTCGACGTCGCCTACTCCTATGAGAAGGAAAGCATTGCACTCGCTAAGGATACTGACATCTCCATCTGCATGCAGGACTACCTCATGTCTTCACAGCAGATTTCCCTgcatgacctagagatcccaaccaTGGAGGCCACCCGAGCCtcaaccaagtccaaggaggtgaaggaagtggTCCTCATCCCCGGTGACCAATCTAAGACTGCTCGGATTAGGGCCagcctcgaccccaaatag
- the LOC136524021 gene encoding putative F-box protein At3g16210, whose translation MEEAPNKRNALASLMEDVIFEILCRLPARSLFCYKCVCRSRKNLISDPNNHKKLSQTMADFSYDSEDSNQNFTGIVHGVRSRSLEFLPFNIENVAVIDCCNSLILCWCLRADGYRCVVCNPITLKFKILPPRTHDVGHTIGEARLAFDPIASLHFI comes from the coding sequence atggaggaggcccccaacaagaggaacgcactggccagcctcatggAGGATGTCATTTTCGAGATCCTCTGCCGCCTCCccgcccgctccttgttctgctacaAATGTGTCTGCCGCTCCAGGAAAAACCTCATCTCAGAccccaacaaccataagaagctgTCCCAGACTATGGCCGACTTCTCCTACGACAGTGAGGACAGCAATCAAAACTTCACTGGCATTGTCCATGGTGTACGCTCCCGCTCCttggaattcttgcccttcaacattgAAAATGTAGCTGTCATAGATTGCTGCAacagcctcatcctatgctggtgccttagGGCTGATGGATACCGCTGTGTCGTCTGCAATCCAATTACCCTAAAGTTTAAAATTCTACCACCTAGaacccatgatgttggccatactattggtgaggctcgcttggcGTTTGATCCAATAGCCTCCTTGCACTTCATATGA
- the LOC136524022 gene encoding B3 domain-containing protein Os03g0212300-like, which yields MTGWSQINTKVFDLMTYRKQYPHDFEAIGSQLSLPIVEPRSFVVILKKYHLKAKYVAKNVLVDFEGAHDYKQWCMVELHMAGQSWLVGLERTFMNKVFRVSFKYGYAFCTDNNLNISDTCFFSVIHEATYSNDDDEEQEEELEDDEAKLKLEVCKTNSR from the exons ATGACAGGCTGGTCACAGATTAACACCAAGGTCTTTGACCTTATGACCTACCGCAAGCAGTACCCACACGACTTTGAGGCCATCGGTAGTCAGCTCTCCCTGCCCATCGTGGAGCCGAGGAGTTTTGTAGTGATCCTAAAAAAGTACCACCTCAAAGCAAAGTATGTG GCGAAGAACGTCCTAGTGGACTTTGAGGGAGCGCACGACTACAAGCAGTGGTGCATGGTTGAGCTACACATGGCTGGGCAGTCCTGGCTCGTGGGCTTGGAGAGGACCTTCATGAACAAAGTCTTTCGAGTGTCATTCAAGTACGGGTACGCCTTCTGCACTGACAACAACCTCAACATCAGCGACACCTGCTTTTTCAGTGTGATTCATGAGGCCACCTACAGTAATGACGATGATGAGGaacaggaggaggagctagaggacgatgaagctaagctcaagcTAGAGGTGTGCAAGACAAACAGCAGATGA